ACAATAGGATTTTACAGGGGATACAAATTACATCTTTTGTGTACAGGTAAAGAAGAAGTAATACCACTTTTCTGGATTTTAACAGGGGCAAATGAACATGACTCAAGACAAGAAGAGCTTTTATATAGGGCATGGGGCTTTGGCTGTGAGATTGTATTAGCAGATGCGGGATACGATTGTAGCAGATGGTTTAATATAGCAAATGAGCTTAAAGTTAAATTTGTTGCTGGGATAAACAAAAGAAACATGAAAGATAAAAACAATGTTAAGAATGTTTTTAGAAGAAATAACATAAGATTTTTAGAAACTGAAGAGGGCAAAAAGCTATACAAGCATAGAACAAAGATTGAAAGACTATTTAGTAAATTAAAAGGTGAATATAATCTTGAGAATGTAAGGCTCAGGAGGTTTAAGAATTATAAAAGGTATATTGATTGGATACTAATTACTTTTTTGTTTGAGCAACTTCTCAGAAAAGTAGAAGGTAAGAAGTTTTCTTTCGCATATGAATGGAATCAATAACTTTTGCTCATTTTATGTATTATTGGTAATAATTTTTATTCAACAACCTAAATTCATTTATATTTAATAAACCATCACATGGTGCTATATTCCCATTAGAATCAATTCCTATTATGTTTGGAAATGTACAGTAATAACCTTTCCCATACTTTCTTGTTGATAATACTTTTGGTATTAAACCAGGTGGTAAAATAAGACTTAGCTCGGTAGAAGTATTTTTACTTACAAAATATTCTGCTATATTACTAAAAATATCCATTTTTTCTTTTACTGATACATCTATTGCAGAACAAGCTCTTCCTGTTGGAAGTAATGGAATTAATGCATATGTATCAACGTTTAATTCACAAGCTAAATCATATAACTTGAAAATTTGATTTTTGTTATCTTCCATTAATGTCGTTGCCATTATCACTGTAGTATCAGAATTTTTAAAATATCTCTTTGCTAAATTTAATGCTTTTATTCCTTCTCTAAAAGCTCCTATTTTATTTCTTATTTTATCATGTGTTTCTTCTAATCCATCTATACTAACTTGAAAAATCTTCAAATTAAATTTTGATAATATTTTTATTATTTCTTCGTCGATAGTAATTCCATTAGTACTCACTGAAATTCTCAATCCTTTATTATGTGCAAATTCACAAATTTCTAATATGTTTTCATTTAGAAAAGGTTCTCCACCATTTAAATACAAGTCTAAACAACCTGCCTCATATAACTGTTCAATTATCAATTTAATCTCGTTAACAGAAAGTTCACTTTGATAATCAAAATTTTTATTTGCTACATAACAATGTTTGCAAGCTAAATTACATTTGCGAGTAACTTTAACCGAAGCAGATAATATGGGTATGCTACTGAAAATATCTTCACTATTTACAAACATTTTCAAAATTCACTCTCCTACTATACAATCCGGCGGGAAAAGACCCTCTTCATATAGTTTTTGGCACGTTGGAAATGGTGCATGTATATCTTTATAATACGCATACGCTGAGGCACGACAACTACCTGCACATGTACTTAGAAATATACATTTACTACAAACACCTTTAATATCTAATCTATTTAGTTCGGACAACTTTGAAAATACATTAGACCTTTCCCATATATCCAAGACAGAAGATTCTCTTATGTTTCCTGCAATATATTCAGGAAAAGTAAAAAAACCATCACATGGAGCAACATCACCATTTGCTTCAATACCTATGATATTAGGAAATGCACAACATACCTCAAATTGCTTATGCAGACCTTCTTCTCGTAAATCGGCAGGTACTAAAGCTGGCGGAATAATACTATTTTCTGCTAACTTGAATTTTCCTTTATATTTTCTATAAGCACTAAACAAATCATTAATTGCTAATTTTAATTCTTGCGAAGTTACATCTAGTTCACTATTAGCTCTACCAGCTACTAAAAGTAAAACTAAAGAATATATATCAACTTCATATTCAACTACAATATCAATTATTTTATTAATTTGATCATAATTTTCTTTCATAAGACAAGTAGCTATTGTCACATTTTTAAAATTCAACTCTTTTAATAATTTTAAAGCATTTATTGCTTTTTCGAAAAATCCATCACCTCTAATTTTATTATGAATTTCCTTAGGTCCATCAATACTAATTTGAAACATAGAAAAGTTTATATTTTGTATTTCTTTTAGTATATCTTTTGTGAGTAGAGAACCATTAGTACTTATTAATATTTCCATATTTTTATAGTACGCATATTGTAATATCTCTACTATATCTCCTCTTGCAAATGGCTCACCGCCTGTAAAAAAGATTTTCTTTACTCCAAATTCATCACTATAAACGTCTATTAGCTTCTTAATTTCTCGAGTAGTTAACTCATTATTAAATGGTTCACCTGAGTTACCATAGCAATGTTTGCAAAATGCATTACATCTTTTAGTTACTCTTATTGAAGCAGCAAGTATTGGTATATCACCTAATATCTCCTTAATTCCAATAGAAGTATCCACTAATTCCATTTATTCATCAATCCTTTCGATAAGATTCCCTTCTATCAATAAATTCAGGCAATTTTTTATATCTTCAATAATCATTTTTTTATCTTCATCAGATTGAGGCGTATATTTTTCAAAGAACTTTTTTACAATTATATTCTCATCTACAGGTTCTCTACAACATTCCCATATTTCAAAAGCTGTTTTGTTTAAAGCAATTCCATTACTAAATAAATATCCATTTTTAAATATTCTATAATCCACTTTTACTTGTTTATATTTAGGCATCTAAACACCCCCCATTTTAATCAGTATTTCAATATATCCTTTCAAAAAATAACAAAACAAAAACTGCTAAACCCGAAATTAAAATAAATACAGCACTTACAAACAAACCATATGAAATGCCTAAAACCTTTATAAAGTAACCAATTCCTATACCTGCTAAAATTTCGCCGCTCGCTTCTGCAAATTGAAAAAAAGATAATGTAGTAGCCCTTATTTCAGAATCAATAAATTTATTTAGATAACTTTGAAGATAAGGTCTAAGAATAACTTCTAATACAAAAAAGGACACTAAACATAAGTATGAGATAATATTTAAGTTTATAAAGATAGCAACAGTTAGTATTATAAACATTGAAATTTTTAGATTGCCAATTATTAATAAATCATTCTTTTTATTGTTAATCAACATGTTTTGTAAAAACATAAACGCAAGACCAAAAATAGCACTAATTATATATATATTGCTTATCCAAAAAACGTTGAATTTTCTATATTTTAAATATGTCTGATAAAATCTTTCTATACCATCAAATCCTATTGCAAATAAAAACATTGCTAATGACAATAACAATAGAGTTTTACTTGACATCACATAAGAAACAGATAATTTTATTTTATTTATTATTGACTTATTGATATTCGAATTATGAGATACTGGCAACGATTCAGGTACAAAAATACATGTTATTAAGGTAGCAATTAAATATAATACTGCTGACACTAAAAATGGCATAATAGTATTCATTTTGTACAAATAGGTTATAAAAATTGCTCCAATAATACTTCCAGCAATCAAAATAATGTACATTTTTCTCAACTCATTTTCAAGTTTATCGACTTTCCCTTTCAGAATCAAATGATCAGCTAACCATGCCTCTAATGCTCCAGATTCGAAAGAATCAGCTAATCCCATTATTAATACTGAAAATACAAACATATAAATTGTATTTCCCAATGAAAATAAGAAAAAAGCTATAAAATATAAAAAAGCTGATAAAAATAATGAAACTTTTCTACCATATTTATCTGCAAATGCCCCAAGAGGAATTTCTGTGATAAACCTAACTGTTTCCAAAACTGTACCTAATATACCAATAAAAAACAAAGAAATTTTGTTGTTTGACATATGCAATATCCAAATAGGAAAAAATAACCCTTTTGCAGTGCCTTTTAAAAAAATTGTTACATAATAAGCTAACATAAAACCCCCTCGCGTTTCTTGTTAGTAGTGGCAAGTCACTAAAAGTGACTTGCCACTAATGATTTAAACTTTGTGACCGCCCATTACTACTAAACCTCTAACTACCCTTTTAACAACAGGTTTAGAGTAATTTTTCATCATTAAATAGCACCTCCTCTCTTGTTAGAATATTTTGTAATGTTATAAAACGCTCATTATGAGCGTTTTATGTAATAATTTAGATGATCAAGTGTCAAATCATTCTTTTGTAAGATAAAATTGAACCTCAATAATTATATATATGCATGTTTTAATATTTTCTTTTTTATATTCCCTGGTATACCATCCTATTTGCATATAAACTATCTCATTTGCGAGAGGCAATATGCAAATTGCTATATTTATTAATATTCTCCTTGGAATTTTCACCTCAATTTTACTTTATTAATTTTTATCCTGTCAAACTCGTTTTTTTTTTTTTTTTTTAGTTAATTTCAAGCAATTTTTAGCTATAAGCTTTCTCTTTCTTCAAATATCTCTATATTTCTTAAATTTTCTCATGTTTTTTCGCAAACAAAAAGCTGCCCCCTTCTCTGGAGGCAGCTATCTAAATTGCTTTTTAAAAGCATTTTTAAACTATATCTCTCTTTATCCTCATCAAACCATTGAACAAGAACGGCAAAAGGAAAAATGCAAGCAGAACAAGACCTATCACAACACAGATTGAAACCTGCATTAATGTCAAAATCCCAGATGGCAGCATTGCCGCAAATGTGCCGGCTAAAATTATCACCGCTGATGTTACAACATGACCAATGTTTGCTGAGGTAAGTCTCAGTGCTTTGTTTATCTCCAAGTCTTTATATTCATAAAATCTTATCAGCAAGAACACACTGCAGTTTATTCTAAAGTATACTTTTCCTTTCCTTCTCTATCCATTTATCCTTAAATACAATCATATTATGACATAGAGCCTAATTTTTGTTCCTTTACGTATCTATACATTTTATCAAATTTACCCATAAAATTATATTACAAAAAAAGAAAAAATCGCCTTTATTTTTACAAAGGGACTTTTGTAGATTGCTGAAATAAAAATAACCTGCAAATCTTTGAAAATAAAGGATTGCAGGCTATTTAAGCTTAAGAAAAATTCTATAGCGAAAAAATACTCTGCTCACTTTCCCTGAGATTTTTGTTTTTTATTCAAAATTGTTCTATCGCCTTTTTACAGGTTCTTTTCTCCAATCAAAAGAGTCTTTAAAAATGTCTAATCTGTGACCATTAATTATAACTACATGATTATTTATCCATCTAACATCAGCTCTATCTTCCGGGTAATCCCAGTATATGTTTCTAATTTTTAAGCCACTTTTATAACACAGCTCTCCTCTAACTCCATATGCTGTTGTTGCACCACCATTGATTAAGTAAAATTTAATTTTATATTTTCCATCAGGGGATAAAGATTCACTTAAAAATTCGCCATGCGGAAGCATGTTCATATCAAAAAATCGCCAGCAGACAAATAAAGTAAATAATAATATGAGCATTAATATTGTCATCAATAATTTGATTAATATTCTTTTAAAAGAACCTTTGTTTACTTCAGCTGAACCATTAGATTTATAAACCTTGCTCATACCATGATATCCCTTTCCTAATTGCTTCTTGATCTTTCGGATCATCAAAATAGCTATTATACCAAGAAATTTTAAAATTTCCAGTTAATATTTGAGCAAGTCCAGCAGCTGAACATAAAACTTCTGCTGGAAGAGGTAATGATCTACCTGTATATCCATAATGAATATTACCAATATCTTCTCCATGTATATACTCTATCTTACCATCAACAACGATTTTA
This Caldicellulosiruptor changbaiensis DNA region includes the following protein-coding sequences:
- a CDS encoding transposase; protein product: MNIKAQNKKFLKLLFVVKKVTEALTRRIKHNRRGRPRKFNLFQIIACLVYKVKKGIKSFRELEYRINQDTEFKQVVGIEESPDYSYFAKLSRKIEKEYMQDIKDILIAKIEPDMSIAIVDSTPLRSAKNDSEAKIGIHITIGFYRGYKLHLLCTGKEEVIPLFWILTGANEHDSRQEELLYRAWGFGCEIVLADAGYDCSRWFNIANELKVKFVAGINKRNMKDKNNVKNVFRRNNIRFLETEEGKKLYKHRTKIERLFSKLKGEYNLENVRLRRFKNYKRYIDWILITFLFEQLLRKVEGKKFSFAYEWNQ
- a CDS encoding radical SAM protein yields the protein MFVNSEDIFSSIPILSASVKVTRKCNLACKHCYVANKNFDYQSELSVNEIKLIIEQLYEAGCLDLYLNGGEPFLNENILEICEFAHNKGLRISVSTNGITIDEEIIKILSKFNLKIFQVSIDGLEETHDKIRNKIGAFREGIKALNLAKRYFKNSDTTVIMATTLMEDNKNQIFKLYDLACELNVDTYALIPLLPTGRACSAIDVSVKEKMDIFSNIAEYFVSKNTSTELSLILPPGLIPKVLSTRKYGKGYYCTFPNIIGIDSNGNIAPCDGLLNINEFRLLNKNYYQ
- a CDS encoding radical SAM/SPASM domain-containing protein; the protein is MELVDTSIGIKEILGDIPILAASIRVTKRCNAFCKHCYGNSGEPFNNELTTREIKKLIDVYSDEFGVKKIFFTGGEPFARGDIVEILQYAYYKNMEILISTNGSLLTKDILKEIQNINFSMFQISIDGPKEIHNKIRGDGFFEKAINALKLLKELNFKNVTIATCLMKENYDQINKIIDIVVEYEVDIYSLVLLLVAGRANSELDVTSQELKLAINDLFSAYRKYKGKFKLAENSIIPPALVPADLREEGLHKQFEVCCAFPNIIGIEANGDVAPCDGFFTFPEYIAGNIRESSVLDIWERSNVFSKLSELNRLDIKGVCSKCIFLSTCAGSCRASAYAYYKDIHAPFPTCQKLYEEGLFPPDCIVGE
- a CDS encoding PqqD family protein encodes the protein MPKYKQVKVDYRIFKNGYLFSNGIALNKTAFEIWECCREPVDENIIVKKFFEKYTPQSDEDKKMIIEDIKNCLNLLIEGNLIERIDE
- a CDS encoding MFS transporter; this encodes MLAYYVTIFLKGTAKGLFFPIWILHMSNNKISLFFIGILGTVLETVRFITEIPLGAFADKYGRKVSLFLSAFLYFIAFFLFSLGNTIYMFVFSVLIMGLADSFESGALEAWLADHLILKGKVDKLENELRKMYIILIAGSIIGAIFITYLYKMNTIMPFLVSAVLYLIATLITCIFVPESLPVSHNSNINKSIINKIKLSVSYVMSSKTLLLLSLAMFLFAIGFDGIERFYQTYLKYRKFNVFWISNIYIISAIFGLAFMFLQNMLINNKKNDLLIIGNLKISMFIILTVAIFINLNIISYLCLVSFFVLEVILRPYLQSYLNKFIDSEIRATTLSFFQFAEASGEILAGIGIGYFIKVLGISYGLFVSAVFILISGLAVFVLLFFERIY
- a CDS encoding DUF5412 family protein, translating into MSKVYKSNGSAEVNKGSFKRILIKLLMTILMLILLFTLFVCWRFFDMNMLPHGEFLSESLSPDGKYKIKFYLINGGATTAYGVRGELCYKSGLKIRNIYWDYPEDRADVRWINNHVVIINGHRLDIFKDSFDWRKEPVKRR